AAAGCCGGCGTCCGCGAGCCAGCGGCCGGCGGCGCGCACCGCTGCGCTGACCTCCGGTGCCTCGTCGCCGAACGGCGTCGCCGCGATCGCAACGCCGATCGGACGCTTGAGTGGCGCGCCCTGCAAGGGCACCGGCATCCACGTGCCATCGCGCGCATCCGCCTGCGCCATCGCGGCGAGGCCGGTGCGCAGATCGGCGACCGAGCGGGCGAGCGGCCCCTGCACCGACATCATCTGCGCGGTGATCGGACGATCGCTGGTTGCCGATGGATTGAATGACGGAATGCGTCCCGGGGTCGGACGCAGGCCGGCGACGCCGCAGGCATAGGCGGGATAGCGGATCGAGCCGCCGAAATCATTGCCATGCGCGATCGCGCCCATGCCGGAGGCGACGGCCGATGCGGCGCCGCCGCTGGAGCCGCCCGGCGTCAAGTGCCGGCTCCAGGGATTGTAGGTCGCGCCGTGCAGATCGTTGTTGGTGAACCAGCGGTGCGAGAAGGCCGGCGTGTTGGTGCGGCCGACGATAACCGCGCCCGCCTTGCGGAAGTTCGCGACCACCGGGCTGTCCTCGGCGGCGATGACATCGCGGAAGGCGACGACGCCGTTGGTGGTGGCATGGCCGCGCTGATCGACATTGACCTTGATGGTGACCGGCACGCCGTGCAGCGCGCCGAGCTCTGCGCCAGATTTCACCGCGGCATCCGCGGTGTCCGCCGCGGCCAGCGCCTCATCGGCCAGCACCTCGACAATGGCGTTCAACGCCGGATTGACCTGCGCGATCCTGTAGAGACTGGACTGCACGGCGTCCCGGCTCGAGATCGCGCGCGTCGCGATCGCGCGCGCCAGATCGACGGCCGACCAGCTCCACAACTCATTCTCGCGCCGCTTGACCATTGTTGTTTCCTCCAAAGCGTATGCAACAGTCGGCCGTTGCGCTTCAGTCGAGCCGCAACGGCTGGTGAAAGACCGGCAGATCCATGCGCCGGTCTTCCGCGGGAACGACCACGGCTTCGGCGCTCAGCACATGATCGAGCATCACTCGGCGGGCACGCGCCGCATTGCCGGAGCGGAACGCGGCCATCAGGCGCTTGTGAAATTCGATGTTCTCGCAGGTGAAGCTGGATGCGAATTCCTGCACGCCGAGCTTGCCGATCAAATGGCGGATCGCCTCGTTGACGAAGCGGGCGACCAGGCCGAGCAACGGATTCGGACAGGCCTCGATCAGGATGTCGTGGAAGTCGATCTCGGCGTGGCGGTGGTGCTCCCAGTCCGCGATGCCGCCGGGATGATGCTCCTGAACCGCGATCGCCTTGTCGAGTGCCGCGAAATGCGCTGCCGTGAGGTGGCCGACCACGCTGAAGGCGAGCTCCGGCTCGATCAGGCGGCGGATCTGATAGATCTGCGCGGTAGAGATCCACTGGAAATAGAAGTAGTTGCTGAGCAGGCCGACGATCCGGTTGATCGACACCGTCGCCACCCGCGCGCCGCCGCCGGGACCTGTCGTGTTCTGCACCAGCCCCTGCACTTCCAGCGATTTGAGCGCCTCCCGGATGGTCGAGCGGC
This Bradyrhizobium sp. CCBAU 53421 DNA region includes the following protein-coding sequences:
- a CDS encoding FadR/GntR family transcriptional regulator; this translates as MDKSALPSLDPSRRAAIKRKRSDAVADLIRSHIFQAGLQPNDRLPQEVELIEMFGCSRSTIREALKSLEVQGLVQNTTGPGGGARVATVSINRIVGLLSNYFYFQWISTAQIYQIRRLIEPELAFSVVGHLTAAHFAALDKAIAVQEHHPGGIADWEHHRHAEIDFHDILIEACPNPLLGLVARFVNEAIRHLIGKLGVQEFASSFTCENIEFHKRLMAAFRSGNAARARRVMLDHVLSAEAVVVPAEDRRMDLPVFHQPLRLD
- a CDS encoding amidase family protein; its protein translation is MVKRRENELWSWSAVDLARAIATRAISSRDAVQSSLYRIAQVNPALNAIVEVLADEALAAADTADAAVKSGAELGALHGVPVTIKVNVDQRGHATTNGVVAFRDVIAAEDSPVVANFRKAGAVIVGRTNTPAFSHRWFTNNDLHGATYNPWSRHLTPGGSSGGAASAVASGMGAIAHGNDFGGSIRYPAYACGVAGLRPTPGRIPSFNPSATSDRPITAQMMSVQGPLARSVADLRTGLAAMAQADARDGTWMPVPLQGAPLKRPIGVAIAATPFGDEAPEVSAAVRAAGRWLADAGFAVEETTPPRLAEAADLWHRLVINEERRVLAPMIRKFGDDRSRYNLDCHVAYAPELDGDQVLACFERRLSIVRAWQLFQERCPVIILPVSAQLPFRFDQDQEDATVVRALLDAQRPLLAVPALGFPSVVVPTGTAGGVPVGVQVIAGRFREDVCLAVAEVIEARASTLTPIDPRD